Proteins found in one Larimichthys crocea isolate SSNF chromosome I, L_crocea_2.0, whole genome shotgun sequence genomic segment:
- the msmp1 gene encoding prostate-associated microseminoprotein has product MKMELAGVNFVLAAAGFLLWTSGGSAAPMECHFNSKALCVFEERHYSLGETWMDNACMQCTCLHPVGVGCCETVHRPVDFPAWCQVRVEPVTCKVSLVQTADPRLPCSPGEDIQDPSHGSLQLQQQLEG; this is encoded by the exons ATGAAGATGGAGCTCGCCGGGGTTAACTTTGTGCTCGCTGCTGCAGGGTTTCTTCTGTGGACCAGTGGTGGATCTGCTGCACCCATGGAGTGCCACTTCAACTCCAAAG ctctgtgtgtgttcgaGGAGAGACACTACTCACTGGGTGAAACCTGGATGGACAACGCTTGTATGCAGTGCACCTGTCTGCACCCTGTCGGCGTCGGTTGCTGTGAGAC GGTGCATCGGCCGGTGGATTTCCCCGCATGGTGTCAGGTGCGGGTGGAGCCGGTGACCTGCAAAGTGTCCCTGGTCCAGACAGCCGACCCTCGCCTGCCCTGCTCCCCAGGCGAGGACATCCAGGACCCGAGCCACGGATCGCTCCAGCTGCAGCAACAGCTTGAGGGGTAG
- the rgp1 gene encoding RAB6A-GEF complex partner protein 2, which produces MIEVVASMARGPVFLAGELMECLITFTNPMSHLSTSATSEMLAWASAQIHCQFHASESRVALPAQGNKQDVQAESDTVLIPSRGERGQCVLDTPPKILFCDLRLDPGESKTYSYSEVVPIDGPPSFRGQAVKYVYKLTIGCQRVNSPIKLLRVPFRVLVLQGMPEPPFPQDEEVSPSNPFLEEEEASRRDARPLERALDMLMVTTSRRCPHMFNITNVRGKVAKFCIFKTVYRLGEDIIGTFNFSEGDIPCLQYSVSLQSEEEIQQQYQRRPGQATSVTGHGRHMESCLHTASSHFSLPIPLNVTPGFSTDTVMLRWRLHFEFVTAQDPMEPPTVLQNQSEVTVWTGAEHVDVDTFSWDLPIKVLPTNPALASYMSHFTGSNSINI; this is translated from the exons ATGATCGAGGTGGTGGCCTCCATGGCCCGAGGCCCTGTGTTTCTCGCCGGAGAGCTCATGGAGTGTCTCATAACATTCACCAACCCGATGTCCCACCTCTCCACCTCTGCCACCAG TGAGATGCTGGCATGGGCCAGTGCCCAGATCCACTGCCAGTTTCATGCCAGTGAGAGCAGAGTGGCCCTGCCAGCCCAGGGCAACAAACAGGACGTCCAGGCTGAGAGCGACACGGTGCTCATCCCAAGTAGAG GAGAGCGAGGGCAATGTGTGCTGGACACACCGCCTAAGATATTATTCTGTGATCTGCGGCTGGATCCCGGGGAGAGCAAAACCT ATTCATACAGTGAGGTCGTACCCATAGACGGTCCTCCTAGTTTCCGTGGTCAGGCGGTGAAGTATGTCTACAAACTGACCATCGGCTGCCAGAGAGTCAACTCTCCCATCAAACTGCTCAGAGTTCCCTTCAGAGTGCTGGTTCTGCAAG GCATGCCAGAGCCTCCATTTCCCCAGGACGAGGAGGTCTCACCCTCCAACCCGTtcctggaggaagaggaagcgaGCCGCAGGGATGCTCGGCCTTTGGAGAGAGCACTGGACATGCTGATGGTCACCACCTCGAGACGCTGCCCAC ACATGTTTAATATCACCAATGTGCGTGGGAAAGTGGCAAAGTTCTGCATCTTCAAGACCGTTTACAGACTCGGGGAGGACATCATCGGAACATTCAACTTCTCGGAGGGAGACATTCCCTGCTTGCAG TATTCAGTGAGCCTtcagagtgaggaggagatCCAGCAGCAGTACCAGCGACGACCTGGACAGGCCACCAGTGTGACTGGACACGGACGACACATGGAGTCCTGCCTCCACACCGCCTCCAGCCACTTCTCTCTCCCCATCCCGCTCAACGTCACGCCGGGtttcagcacagacacag TGATGCTGAGGTGGCGCCTGCACTTTGAATTCGTCACTGCCCAGGACCCGATGGAACCGCCCACAGTCCTGCAGAACCAATCAGAGGTCACAGTTTGGACCGGGGCGGAGCACGTCGACGTGGATACCTTCAGCTGGGATCTTCCAATCAAAGTCCTGCCCACCAACCCGGCCTTGGCGTCCTACATGTCCCACTTCACAGGGAGCAACAGCATTAATATCTGA